TCTGCAGCTGGCGCGGGAGCGCCAAAGATTGGAGGCAATCGTGGTGAAACGACGGAACGACCGATACACCGGAGACCTCCTCGCGTGGGCTGCGACCCAGACGGAGGTGCCGCTATCATGGAGGCCGCCAGTCCTCCGCATGATTCATCCCGAAACCATCGAGGTCCGGCCGTATGTGGATATCGTCTTTCACGCATGGGAGCAACACCGACGCTTCGGCGTTGTCGCGGCGACCGCGAGCGGGAAAACGTACATGGCGTACCTCCTGGCCGACGATCCGCTCGCGAGCGGGCTCCGCGTGCTCATGACCGCGCCAACCTCGACGCTCTGTGAGCAACACGCGGCGCTCGCGCGACGGGTGTTCCGACTTGATGCCGAGGCGATCTGCCTCATCCCGGGTCGCCTATCGCCCAAGCGACGCGCGATACTCTGGGCGCAGGGACGCATCTCCATCGCAACGCCACAGACGCTCGCGAACGATATCGAGCGCGGGATCGTCCCACTCGACGACGTGGGCCTCGTCATCATTGACGAGTGCCACCACGCGGCAAAGACGCACGCGTCCATCGCGGTCGCACAGGCAATCGCCGCGCGCGACGGGCGACTCGTCGGCCTCACCGCGTCGCCGGGGAGCACCTACGAACGCATCGAGCGCGTGCGCGCAAACCTCCACCTCGCGGCGTGGATTGACATCGCGGACGAGGAGACGAGCGCGTTCCGACCGCCGGTGCGTCGCGAGGCGCACACGGTGCCGCTCCCGCCTGATGTACGATCCGTTGTGGACGGCATGGAGAATGTCCTCGAGCGTGTGACGGGTGTCCTCGCGCGTCATCGCATTCTCGAACGCGCGGAGCGCACGCCGTCGCTCAAATGCCTCAAGCATGCTGCGGGCCTCAAGGAGCTCCCGGGTGCTTGCCGCGATGCCGACGCGCAACGACGGCTCCGCGACCTCCAACCGTACCTCAGCGTCGCGTTTCAGCTCACCGCGATCCTCACGAGCATCGTCTCGGACGACTACCGCGTCGCGCTCGCGCGCATAAAACGCGCGTGCACGAAGCGATGGAAGCTCGGCAATGGCAAGCCCGGTGGCCTCACCCGCGCTGCGCGACGGCTACGCATCACGCCGGAAGTGGAGCGCGCGCGTGAGCTCCTCGCATCGCTCGCGGCCGCAGATGCGCTGCACCCGAAGCAGCAGGCGCTCCTCACCCTCATCGGCGAGGCACGTCGCAACGCACGCACGGTGCGCGGGCTCATCTACAACCGGTTTGCCGCAGGATGCCGGGAGCTCGTGGAGCTCCTCAACACGACGTTCGGCGCAAACACCGCCGTCGCGGTGCTCGGGCAGCAGTACATGCGTCCCGCAGATGCCATCGCGGCGCTCCAGATGCTCGCAGATGGTACGGTCTCGTTCGTCGTTGCCACCGATGTCATCCGCGAGGGCGTCCACATCCCCGCGGTGGATCTCCTCGTGCTCTACTCGCCGCCGCGGAACGCGATCGAGCTCATCCAGCTCGAGGGGCGGACGGGGAGGACCGCACCCGGGACCATCGTCGGCATCGTGGCGGATCACCCCGCGGACAGCCGGTACACGATCATCGCGCGCACCGCGGCCGCACGCATGCGGACGCTCCTCGAGCGGCGAGTGCACCGCGCCACCATTGGCGACGGCATCCACCGCTCACGGTTCTCCGGTGCACCGGAGAAACCCGCCGGCTCGTTCGTCCGCGACTTGAGCGCGGGGTTCGTGTTCGAGCGCTTCCGCGTTGAGGAGGCGCACGTCATCGCCAAGCCGAACGCACGACCCTACGCACGGTTCGTGCTCGCGGACCGTACGGGCCGCATCCCCTGCTTCCACTGGTGCCCGGACGGTCTCGCCGCAGCAGAACGCATCGTCAGCGACCTCACCGCCGGCACGATCGTCATTACCGCCGGCATCGCTGACGAGTACCGCGGAGACCTCCGCATCACCATCAACCCGCGCGAGGGTCAGCACCTCACGCGGTGCCC
This genomic interval from bacterium contains the following:
- a CDS encoding helicase-related protein, which translates into the protein MIHPETIEVRPYVDIVFHAWEQHRRFGVVAATASGKTYMAYLLADDPLASGLRVLMTAPTSTLCEQHAALARRVFRLDAEAICLIPGRLSPKRRAILWAQGRISIATPQTLANDIERGIVPLDDVGLVIIDECHHAAKTHASIAVAQAIAARDGRLVGLTASPGSTYERIERVRANLHLAAWIDIADEETSAFRPPVRREAHTVPLPPDVRSVVDGMENVLERVTGVLARHRILERAERTPSLKCLKHAAGLKELPGACRDADAQRRLRDLQPYLSVAFQLTAILTSIVSDDYRVALARIKRACTKRWKLGNGKPGGLTRAARRLRITPEVERARELLASLAAADALHPKQQALLTLIGEARRNARTVRGLIYNRFAAGCRELVELLNTTFGANTAVAVLGQQYMRPADAIAALQMLADGTVSFVVATDVIREGVHIPAVDLLVLYSPPRNAIELIQLEGRTGRTAPGTIVGIVADHPADSRYTIIARTAAARMRTLLERRVHRATIGDGIHRSRFSGAPEKPAGSFVRDLSAGFVFERFRVEEAHVIAKPNARPYARFVLADRTGRIPCFHWCPDGLAAAERIVSDLTAGTIVITAGIADEYRGDLRITINPREGQHLTRCPDEDLTPNDYIETLPF